The following coding sequences are from one Ruminococcus flavefaciens AE3010 window:
- a CDS encoding FHA domain-containing protein translates to MDNRTIYYAPLPPKPATLIILERGEPIRLIKLNGDMRLGREDVEIRSDITLKSPIVSRNHGDFSYIDGIYYYKDNNSLNGTFLNGQKMESYNARGTKSVALQDGDVLRIDRSTLNDPHSSAVEMIFSTAISPDEQWQRYPLQNRDIVVIGRESADIILSDFMVSRNHATLKRSGNRWLITDNGSMNGVIVNKEVISGERFLDPFDVIRIADKTLVFTGKEIIYNDVQSSPSETSGFCYDERQTIMSVNIARVYVKKKLFTKEKDLLRNINLDIESGDFILILGGAGAGKSTFIKAITGQKVQEGLEVDGSILLDGMELYHRRNLHLLKQKIGIVPQYPDYRANDTVYHTILDSALLQLSADHSRQEIEQRVESVIQKMMLNSIRDSKLAVISGGQRKRVQVAIKAVGDMRFFTFDEPDAGLDVAGRKDQINQLTAPITKEESEDNTRELCSSTANGAAGLMISHYPDDVFEKYTKVIVLAKSQKDGAGHLAYYGDIPNALVFFGVKKLSEIVLEINYEGGKGRGDEFIEKFEKTRRG, encoded by the coding sequence ATGGATAATAGAACGATATATTATGCGCCGCTCCCTCCAAAGCCAGCAACACTTATAATATTAGAACGCGGAGAGCCCATAAGGCTTATCAAGCTCAATGGCGACATGAGGCTTGGAAGAGAAGATGTTGAGATACGCAGTGATATTACTTTAAAGTCTCCTATTGTTTCACGGAATCATGGCGATTTTTCATATATTGACGGTATCTATTATTATAAGGATAACAACAGCTTGAATGGCACTTTCCTGAATGGACAAAAAATGGAATCATACAATGCCCGAGGAACAAAATCTGTCGCACTTCAGGACGGCGATGTTTTAAGGATCGACAGAAGTACATTGAATGACCCACACTCCTCTGCCGTTGAAATGATATTCAGCACTGCTATATCACCTGATGAACAATGGCAGAGATATCCGTTGCAGAACAGAGATATAGTTGTAATCGGACGCGAATCAGCTGATATTATCCTGTCTGACTTTATGGTTTCACGTAATCATGCGACACTAAAGCGTTCTGGGAACAGGTGGTTGATCACGGATAACGGAAGTATGAACGGAGTAATAGTGAACAAAGAGGTAATATCCGGAGAACGGTTCCTTGATCCGTTTGATGTAATAAGAATAGCAGATAAAACTCTTGTCTTTACAGGAAAAGAGATCATTTATAACGACGTTCAATCGAGTCCCTCTGAAACCTCCGGATTCTGTTACGATGAACGGCAGACAATTATGTCAGTGAATATCGCCAGGGTATATGTAAAGAAAAAACTATTCACAAAAGAAAAGGATCTTCTAAGAAATATCAACTTGGATATTGAATCAGGAGATTTTATTCTTATATTGGGTGGAGCCGGAGCAGGAAAATCAACTTTTATCAAGGCAATCACAGGTCAGAAAGTACAGGAAGGTCTTGAAGTTGACGGTTCGATCTTACTGGACGGAATGGAATTATACCATAGGCGTAATCTTCACCTTCTGAAACAGAAGATAGGAATTGTACCTCAATATCCCGATTACAGAGCAAATGATACGGTTTATCATACTATTCTCGACTCTGCACTTCTTCAATTATCTGCCGATCATAGCAGACAGGAGATAGAACAAAGAGTTGAATCGGTCATACAAAAAATGATGCTTAACAGTATTCGTGACAGCAAGCTCGCTGTGATCAGCGGAGGGCAGCGTAAAAGAGTTCAGGTCGCAATAAAAGCTGTCGGTGACATGCGTTTCTTCACATTTGATGAGCCTGATGCGGGATTAGATGTTGCCGGCCGGAAAGACCAGATAAATCAGCTCACAGCACCGATCACCAAAGAGGAATCTGAGGATAATACCAGAGAGCTCTGTTCTTCAACTGCCAACGGAGCAGCAGGTCTTATGATATCACATTATCCAGACGATGTTTTTGAGAAATACACTAAAGTTATCGTTCTGGCAAAGAGCCAGAAAGACGGCGCAGGACATCTCGCTTATT